In Microvenator marinus, one genomic interval encodes:
- a CDS encoding ArnT family glycosyltransferase: MNMDSFTQKLESPKGSRAAWIVLGVLVAIIFGLNLSSVGFWEPWEASEFLVAEEYATRGPAEPSTNPAAPSYNAVVPTLEGEPVGRSLLKVWLMSLGAGSGEVKVGALELKTRAGFALALWVLVMVNFAWVRKRFSTRAGLISGLVFATFPVIFIASHNLATEVLFVVTTSLAFMAWFEFVYAQEKRAQWLGLFTAAMTLVFLDQRLFGVLLVLVILGVHALTEAISEGKIQKRRLIEASASIGLSAVAFAWAWGSGDLAEMKDVFIPHRGQIVSVLIPLLLSLGLFWAARDSRPGQAFWSRGWVGLLALTAVIFGVGWTYGAANPTLLQNGEVFGKIPVLTFFLEHEIFGTSLVSKHMTFDLWVRQIGFAIVPWVGIVPLGLAYLGRATRLDADDVKAERTAAKRLVLVWAAFSAVLMIFGSIYSHYFFPGFLALAIGVGVMFADDEFWDELRQKPLALYAMGFFAVAAVMMVGKDLERFPARFVEVYTVLQDKLDLEEDFSFGRAMKVLKYAMMATLVVYFFGLLSWAGITLRRAPGAIQWLKRGPKGWFVSIRDGIKNLSQGSDSESERPFEARSAQKEAFRAEDGLIPRVAGIVESQKGFVFILLGLALVTTLVYQTKFIPDLTNHLSQRGVFETYQESAEADAKLYRYDVADRESSVYLQDLETIANAAEFRQKFASPERLFAVIPRDNLAKINQDIRRQTKQNLVVLDARSSRLLLVSNQLEDGEKDHNYVAESIIEDESVIQNPLLVDADGQKVHPKFDGQLEMLGVSYDRPAGKDGHPVYKWGETAVIDYYFRVLNRVPGNQKIFVHVDTPGNRINGDHYPNDGWFPTNLWLPGDVVRSRHHLKIENYSTPGIYNLNFGFFVGSNRMKVTPRAAHDGQNRVTAGKIRVEAL; this comes from the coding sequence ATGAACATGGATTCGTTCACCCAGAAACTCGAGAGCCCCAAAGGCTCGAGGGCCGCATGGATTGTGCTCGGGGTCTTGGTCGCCATCATCTTTGGTCTCAACCTGAGCTCGGTCGGTTTTTGGGAACCATGGGAAGCCAGCGAGTTTCTCGTTGCCGAAGAATACGCCACTCGTGGACCCGCTGAGCCCAGCACAAACCCAGCCGCACCAAGCTATAACGCCGTGGTCCCCACCTTGGAGGGTGAGCCCGTGGGGCGCTCGCTTCTCAAGGTTTGGTTGATGTCGCTCGGCGCAGGGAGCGGTGAAGTCAAAGTCGGTGCGCTCGAGCTCAAAACCCGCGCGGGATTCGCGCTCGCGCTCTGGGTGCTGGTGATGGTGAATTTTGCGTGGGTGCGAAAGCGGTTTTCCACGCGCGCAGGTCTCATCTCGGGCCTCGTTTTCGCCACCTTCCCCGTGATTTTCATCGCCTCGCACAACCTCGCCACCGAGGTTCTCTTTGTGGTCACCACAAGCCTCGCGTTCATGGCCTGGTTTGAGTTTGTCTACGCTCAAGAAAAGCGTGCTCAATGGCTTGGGCTCTTCACCGCAGCCATGACGCTCGTCTTCCTAGACCAACGTCTCTTTGGTGTACTCCTCGTGCTCGTGATTCTGGGTGTGCACGCGCTCACCGAAGCCATCTCCGAAGGCAAGATTCAAAAGCGCCGATTGATCGAAGCCTCCGCCTCGATTGGGTTGAGCGCGGTTGCATTTGCGTGGGCCTGGGGCTCCGGCGATCTGGCCGAGATGAAAGACGTGTTTATCCCTCATCGTGGCCAAATCGTAAGCGTACTCATCCCGCTGCTCCTGAGCCTTGGGCTCTTCTGGGCAGCACGAGACTCAAGACCCGGCCAGGCGTTTTGGAGCCGAGGCTGGGTCGGTCTTCTTGCGCTAACAGCCGTGATTTTTGGTGTTGGCTGGACCTACGGCGCCGCGAATCCAACCCTTCTCCAAAATGGCGAAGTCTTTGGGAAGATCCCGGTGCTCACCTTCTTCTTGGAGCACGAGATCTTCGGCACTAGCCTTGTTTCCAAGCATATGACCTTCGACCTCTGGGTGCGCCAGATCGGATTTGCGATCGTGCCCTGGGTAGGCATCGTTCCGCTTGGACTTGCGTACCTCGGGCGCGCCACCCGGCTTGATGCGGACGACGTGAAGGCCGAGCGTACAGCTGCCAAAAGGCTGGTGCTTGTGTGGGCAGCGTTTAGCGCCGTGTTGATGATCTTCGGCTCCATCTACAGCCACTACTTCTTCCCGGGCTTCCTCGCGCTCGCCATCGGTGTGGGGGTGATGTTCGCGGACGACGAGTTTTGGGACGAGCTGCGACAAAAGCCGCTCGCGCTCTACGCGATGGGCTTCTTCGCCGTGGCGGCCGTGATGATGGTGGGTAAAGACCTCGAGCGTTTCCCGGCGCGTTTTGTAGAAGTCTATACTGTGCTCCAAGACAAACTCGACCTCGAGGAAGACTTCAGTTTTGGGCGCGCTATGAAAGTGCTCAAATACGCCATGATGGCCACGCTCGTGGTCTACTTCTTCGGACTGCTATCTTGGGCCGGAATTACGCTTCGGCGAGCACCTGGAGCCATTCAGTGGCTCAAGCGCGGTCCTAAGGGCTGGTTCGTCAGCATTCGCGACGGCATCAAGAACCTCTCGCAAGGCTCGGACTCAGAATCTGAGCGTCCGTTCGAGGCGCGCTCTGCCCAAAAAGAGGCCTTCCGTGCCGAAGACGGCCTGATTCCGCGCGTGGCGGGGATTGTGGAGTCTCAGAAGGGCTTCGTGTTCATCCTCCTTGGCTTGGCTCTCGTCACGACCTTGGTCTACCAGACGAAGTTTATCCCTGACCTGACCAACCACCTTTCCCAGCGTGGCGTGTTTGAAACCTATCAGGAGAGTGCTGAGGCTGACGCCAAACTCTACCGCTACGACGTGGCTGATCGTGAGTCTTCGGTCTATCTGCAGGACTTGGAAACCATCGCGAACGCAGCCGAGTTCCGCCAGAAGTTCGCGTCGCCTGAGCGCCTCTTCGCCGTGATTCCGCGCGATAATCTGGCCAAGATCAACCAGGATATCCGCCGACAGACCAAGCAAAACCTGGTGGTGCTCGATGCCCGCTCGAGCCGACTCCTGCTGGTCTCGAACCAGCTCGAAGACGGCGAGAAAGATCATAACTACGTGGCGGAAAGCATCATCGAAGATGAGTCGGTGATTCAGAATCCGCTGCTTGTGGACGCAGATGGCCAGAAGGTACACCCCAAGTTCGATGGCCAGCTCGAGATGTTGGGCGTGTCCTATGACAGGCCGGCGGGTAAGGACGGGCATCCGGTGTACAAATGGGGCGAGACAGCTGTGATCGACTACTATTTCAGGGTCCTGAATCGCGTGCCTGGCAATCAAAAAATCTTCGTGCACGTGGACACTCCCGGAAACCGAATCAATGGCGATCACTACCCGAACGACGGCTGGTTCCCCACGAACCTCTGGTTGCCTGGAGACGTGGTGCGCTCAAGGCATCACCTCAAGATCGAGAACTACAGCACCCCCGGCATCTACAACTTGAACTTCGGATTCTTTGTGGGTTCGAACCGGATGAAGGTCACGCCACGTGCGGCGCACGACGGGCAAAACCGTGTGACTGCGGGCAAGATTCGGGTGGAAGCACTCTAA
- a CDS encoding tetratricopeptide repeat protein, whose product MRWILVILGIVFSGCATQSTQTKIVQAEAGINCEVPENAAACREAAMALMAEEYTPAAGNRAWELLEAACRHQDQEACHGLAELYEKGIGTPQNLPEATRLYRANCDAGYTPSCNNLALILAREDRDPSQAQEVLELACKGGEAIACFNLGFRAESGTLASNKEIAASYYRRSCELGYAEGCYYIGVMLRYGDGVEKDEAGGLKLYEKSCEAGYSRACSAIGSLFETGTGAEKSAEKATKYYRQACDSGFARGCTNLGIQAEKAGGGAALFELGCRKGDGQGCSRLGVLQLNGTGGAEKSAAKALLSFLRACELGWAAGCSNLGVLHEEGLGTEQDFETAEKLYERACDLEETQACLNLAEMMAEGRGIEENMDRATDLYMKACEGGLAKACTALGRRWLEDPKHQEFGKQLIERGCAEGDLEACE is encoded by the coding sequence ATGCGTTGGATCTTGGTGATTTTGGGGATTGTCTTTAGCGGTTGCGCCACTCAATCCACACAGACCAAGATCGTTCAAGCCGAGGCCGGAATCAATTGTGAGGTGCCCGAGAACGCCGCCGCATGCCGTGAAGCTGCGATGGCGCTCATGGCTGAGGAGTACACGCCGGCGGCAGGAAACCGCGCGTGGGAGCTCCTCGAGGCGGCCTGCAGACATCAAGATCAGGAAGCCTGTCACGGCTTGGCCGAGCTCTATGAAAAGGGGATCGGCACGCCCCAAAACTTGCCCGAAGCCACGCGTCTTTATCGTGCGAATTGCGACGCCGGCTACACCCCTTCGTGTAATAACCTCGCGCTCATACTCGCCCGCGAAGACCGCGACCCGTCTCAGGCTCAGGAGGTTCTGGAGCTCGCCTGTAAGGGCGGTGAGGCGATCGCATGCTTTAACCTTGGCTTCAGGGCAGAGTCGGGAACTCTGGCCTCAAATAAGGAGATTGCGGCGTCGTACTACCGAAGGTCGTGCGAGCTCGGATACGCTGAGGGCTGCTACTATATCGGCGTGATGTTGCGCTACGGAGATGGGGTCGAAAAGGACGAGGCTGGCGGCCTGAAGCTTTATGAAAAGTCCTGCGAGGCTGGCTATTCACGAGCTTGTAGCGCGATAGGCTCGCTCTTTGAGACCGGGACGGGCGCCGAAAAGAGCGCCGAAAAAGCCACCAAATACTACCGTCAGGCATGCGATTCGGGGTTCGCGCGTGGGTGTACGAACCTCGGGATTCAAGCGGAAAAGGCAGGTGGTGGCGCCGCTCTTTTTGAGCTCGGGTGCCGAAAGGGTGACGGGCAGGGCTGCTCAAGGCTTGGCGTTTTGCAGCTCAATGGTACCGGCGGGGCCGAGAAGTCTGCGGCGAAGGCGCTCCTTAGCTTTCTGAGGGCGTGTGAGCTCGGTTGGGCCGCGGGCTGTTCCAACCTGGGCGTTTTGCACGAAGAGGGGCTCGGTACAGAGCAAGACTTTGAAACCGCGGAGAAGCTCTACGAGCGTGCCTGTGACCTGGAGGAAACGCAGGCCTGCCTGAACTTGGCCGAGATGATGGCCGAAGGGCGCGGCATCGAGGAGAATATGGACCGCGCAACCGACCTCTACATGAAGGCATGCGAAGGAGGCCTGGCCAAAGCGTGTACCGCGCTCGGTCGGCGGTGGCTCGAGGATCCCAAGCATCAAGAGTTCGGAAAACAACTCATCGAGCGTGGCTGCGCTGAGGGCGACCTAGAGGCCTGCGAGTAG
- a CDS encoding histone deacetylase family protein: protein MIPCFFHPDQLAFKPVYEWAFGEKIDHPETTARAENILAALKARPELFEMRAPKAQPLSALRDAHNYNLLTLYNTARQLPEDETFYPSVFPRDPKTKGDPTTLRQAGCFCFDSGTPLNNRTFDAAAWSAACAYEGARLLKKGEHPVVYALSRPPGHHATKDHFGGYSYFNNSGIAARYLRRAGRVAVLDIDFHHGNGTQSMFYRDDKVLTISIHGDPGEFYPFYCGFPNETGSGRGEGYNLNFPLPTKITFEEWMQTLEQDALPAIENFAPDYLIVAAGFDTYRLDPIGDFEFFTADYTTLGARIAELGYPTLVVQEGGYYTPDLGANVAALLEGTSRLYNF from the coding sequence ATGATCCCTTGTTTCTTTCACCCTGACCAACTCGCCTTTAAACCTGTTTACGAATGGGCATTTGGCGAGAAAATCGACCATCCTGAGACCACGGCGCGGGCCGAGAACATTCTGGCGGCGCTCAAGGCGCGCCCGGAGCTCTTCGAGATGCGTGCGCCCAAGGCCCAGCCTCTTTCGGCGCTCAGAGATGCCCACAACTACAACTTGCTCACCCTCTACAACACGGCGCGCCAGCTACCCGAGGATGAGACTTTCTACCCCAGTGTGTTTCCGCGAGACCCGAAGACCAAGGGCGATCCTACGACCCTAAGACAAGCGGGGTGTTTTTGTTTTGATTCGGGCACACCGCTGAACAACCGAACCTTTGATGCAGCAGCCTGGAGTGCGGCCTGCGCCTATGAAGGTGCGCGCCTGCTCAAGAAGGGCGAACATCCGGTGGTTTACGCGCTCTCGCGTCCGCCGGGCCACCATGCCACGAAAGACCATTTTGGCGGCTACTCCTACTTCAATAACTCGGGTATTGCGGCGCGCTATTTAAGACGCGCCGGGCGTGTAGCCGTTTTGGATATCGACTTTCACCACGGCAATGGCACGCAGAGCATGTTCTACCGGGACGACAAGGTCCTCACCATCTCTATTCACGGCGATCCCGGGGAGTTCTACCCCTTCTATTGTGGATTCCCAAACGAGACCGGTTCTGGGCGTGGGGAGGGCTACAACTTGAACTTCCCGCTTCCCACCAAGATCACGTTTGAGGAGTGGATGCAGACCTTGGAGCAAGATGCCTTGCCTGCGATTGAAAATTTCGCGCCAGACTATCTGATCGTGGCCGCTGGATTTGATACGTATCGGCTGGACCCTATCGGCGACTTCGAGTTCTTCACAGCCGACTACACCACGCTTGGTGCGCGCATCGCTGAGTTGGGCTACCCCACGCTCGTAGTCCAGGAAGGCGGGTATTACACGCCTGATTTGGGCGCGAATGTCGCTGCTCTCTTAGAGGGTACAAGCCGCTTGTACAATTTTTGA
- the deoC gene encoding deoxyribose-phosphate aldolase translates to METARYIDHTLLKPDADRDSIQALCEEARKHNFFSVCVNSANVRLAASFLSGSGVKVCAVVGFPLGAGTPGSKGFEAREAVRCGADEIDMVINIGALKSRDYALVTDDIERVVKAVPGKLVKVILETGMLTQHEKVVACALSKVASAHFVKTSTGFGPGGATAEDIALMRAVVGPDMGVKASGGVRTYEDAQNMLKAGANRLGCSSSVAIVTGGKGTSGY, encoded by the coding sequence ATGGAAACCGCGCGCTACATCGATCATACCTTGCTTAAGCCCGACGCCGACCGCGACTCCATCCAGGCACTCTGCGAAGAAGCTCGAAAACACAACTTCTTTAGCGTCTGTGTCAACTCTGCCAACGTCCGGCTCGCCGCGTCATTCCTATCTGGGAGCGGTGTGAAGGTCTGCGCTGTGGTAGGCTTTCCCCTGGGTGCTGGCACGCCCGGGTCTAAGGGGTTTGAGGCACGCGAAGCCGTGCGCTGTGGCGCCGATGAGATCGATATGGTCATCAATATCGGCGCGCTCAAATCGCGAGATTATGCCCTCGTCACCGACGATATCGAACGAGTGGTGAAGGCTGTACCCGGAAAACTTGTGAAGGTGATCTTGGAGACCGGCATGCTCACGCAGCACGAAAAAGTGGTGGCGTGTGCACTCTCCAAAGTAGCTTCGGCGCATTTCGTAAAGACCTCAACGGGCTTTGGCCCAGGCGGCGCAACGGCCGAAGATATCGCGCTCATGCGCGCTGTTGTTGGGCCGGATATGGGCGTCAAAGCGTCCGGTGGCGTTCGAACCTACGAGGATGCCCAAAATATGCTCAAGGCCGGCGCAAACAGGCTCGGATGCTCGTCGTCCGTGGCGATCGTCACCGGTGGCAAGGGCACCAGCGGATACTAA
- the glpK gene encoding glycerol kinase GlpK translates to MPLICAIDQGTTGTTVILLNEKLEIKARVNQEFRQIYPKPSWVEHDPEDIWASTLATIKSACEQAGDTDIAAIGITNQRETTVVWDRKTGKAIHNAIVWQDRRTAGVIRQLKDEANESWIQKKTGLMLDPYFSGTKVAWILDHVEGARERAERGELAFGTIDTYLLWRLTEGQTHKTDVSNASRTLLMDLEKAEWDPELLKVFRVPASLLPEICGNAQEFGKARGVPGITDGTPIAGIAGDQQAALFGQACFDAGEAKCTYGTGAFLLMNTGTKPVPSVHRLLTTAAWRLNGKTTYALEGSAFIAGAMVQWLRDGIGLIKSAAEIEELARSVESSDGVVAVPALSGLGAPHWQPDARGVIWGLTRGTTRAHIARAALEGIALQNVDILRAMENDLGKPLVELKVDGGASANNLLMQMQSDFLGRKIVRPEMTDTTALGAALLAGLGVGLYTSLDDIRANWKVDQVFESAITEAEREAHLRRWNQAVQRV, encoded by the coding sequence ATGCCTTTGATTTGCGCCATAGACCAGGGAACCACGGGAACCACGGTGATCTTGTTGAACGAGAAGCTCGAGATCAAGGCTCGGGTTAACCAGGAGTTCCGCCAGATCTATCCGAAACCGTCCTGGGTTGAACATGACCCCGAAGATATCTGGGCCTCCACACTGGCCACCATCAAATCGGCATGCGAACAAGCGGGCGACACCGACATCGCGGCAATCGGCATCACCAACCAGCGCGAAACCACGGTGGTCTGGGACCGAAAGACCGGCAAAGCCATCCACAATGCCATCGTCTGGCAAGACCGCCGCACCGCAGGCGTGATTCGCCAGCTCAAAGACGAGGCCAACGAATCGTGGATCCAGAAGAAGACTGGGCTCATGCTCGACCCCTATTTCTCCGGTACCAAAGTCGCGTGGATTTTGGACCACGTAGAAGGCGCGCGCGAACGCGCCGAGCGGGGCGAGCTCGCTTTCGGTACCATCGACACCTACTTGCTCTGGCGCCTCACCGAAGGACAAACGCATAAGACGGACGTCTCCAATGCGTCGCGCACACTGCTCATGGACCTCGAGAAGGCCGAATGGGACCCCGAATTGCTCAAGGTTTTCCGCGTGCCCGCGTCATTGTTGCCCGAAATCTGCGGCAACGCACAGGAGTTCGGAAAAGCGCGAGGCGTACCGGGAATCACTGACGGCACCCCCATCGCCGGAATCGCGGGCGACCAACAAGCAGCCCTTTTTGGGCAGGCGTGTTTTGATGCCGGCGAGGCCAAATGTACGTACGGCACCGGTGCGTTCCTGCTCATGAACACGGGCACAAAGCCCGTTCCGAGCGTACATCGTTTGCTGACGACGGCTGCTTGGCGCCTCAATGGCAAGACCACCTACGCCTTGGAAGGCTCGGCGTTCATCGCCGGTGCCATGGTGCAATGGCTGCGCGATGGCATCGGCCTCATCAAATCCGCCGCTGAAATCGAGGAGCTCGCACGAAGTGTGGAGTCGTCGGATGGTGTGGTTGCGGTGCCGGCGCTCTCTGGACTCGGCGCACCACATTGGCAGCCGGACGCCCGTGGCGTGATCTGGGGACTCACGCGCGGTACCACGCGTGCCCATATTGCGCGCGCCGCCCTCGAAGGTATCGCGCTCCAAAACGTAGATATTCTGCGCGCGATGGAGAACGACCTCGGAAAACCACTCGTGGAGCTCAAGGTGGACGGCGGCGCGAGTGCCAACAACCTTCTGATGCAGATGCAGTCTGATTTTCTCGGGCGAAAAATCGTTCGCCCAGAAATGACTGACACAACCGCACTCGGTGCGGCACTTTTAGCCGGGCTTGGTGTCGGACTTTATACGAGCCTCGATGATATTCGAGCGAATTGGAAGGTCGACCAGGTTTTCGAATCGGCGATCACTGAGGCTGAGCGCGAAGCGCACCTGCGACGGTGGAATCAAGCCGTTCAACGAGTTTGA
- a CDS encoding AgmX/PglI C-terminal domain-containing protein, with the protein MTKIQKYGLVLVVVTALGLFLTWQDASTPELPHDPNFVPSDGAEVPGKGHVGGSQPEVTETSENSQKSPPSQVNSRESVAAKPSDSEGAAAEDAPEPHPDNPEMPASAGTEETQEHTGFLEAEEIQKSAWELRSQLKECYETSLKDFPDASGKLTVEFILENEEDGTRVTQAEVLSGESTILDDQLNACLMRGLQELKIDVEIQDGESVKVRYPFRFSPEGE; encoded by the coding sequence ATGACCAAAATACAGAAATACGGATTGGTGCTTGTGGTGGTGACGGCGCTGGGTCTCTTTTTGACCTGGCAAGACGCGTCCACGCCCGAGCTTCCACACGACCCAAATTTTGTCCCTTCTGACGGCGCTGAGGTGCCCGGGAAAGGGCATGTTGGCGGCTCGCAACCAGAGGTTACCGAGACTTCCGAAAACAGCCAAAAGTCGCCTCCATCTCAGGTGAATTCACGGGAGAGCGTGGCGGCGAAGCCCTCAGATTCCGAGGGAGCTGCGGCTGAAGATGCGCCTGAGCCACACCCGGACAACCCGGAGATGCCCGCCTCAGCCGGCACCGAAGAAACCCAGGAACACACGGGATTTCTAGAGGCTGAGGAGATTCAAAAATCGGCATGGGAGCTCCGCTCCCAACTCAAGGAGTGCTACGAGACGAGCCTCAAAGATTTTCCCGATGCTTCGGGAAAGCTCACGGTCGAGTTCATTTTGGAGAATGAAGAAGACGGTACTCGAGTGACGCAAGCCGAAGTTCTAAGCGGTGAAAGCACGATTCTCGACGACCAGCTCAACGCGTGTTTGATGCGCGGTTTGCAAGAACTCAAGATCGACGTCGAGATTCAAGACGGTGAGTCCGTAAAGGTTCGCTATCCGTTCCGTTTCTCGCCCGAGGGTGAGTAA
- a CDS encoding GNAT family N-acetyltransferase — protein MSLLSVVEEALRPDHESPQKNTVELQASGITLEVVDDLYSDRVRCDHPPSDVDGNALGESLVELAEDCGRGRVVALVDAGLAPAMEETGFELEGVIPGFYRGEDDCAVLGYGVEEARMDLAHEEAVRAADKVLQRPWPAFDLEKAPAHISELATLKDAQEIADLLGETFVDYPTPSSDPEYIAEQIESGTPFRIIREGGVIAACASADLVPEALTAELTDCATRPSHRGRGLMQSILHRLMLDLQEMGYPTAFTLARARIPGVNRAFQKLGFKHRGRMARSCRIGKGFEDMNIWSTVITQP, from the coding sequence TTGTCTTTATTGAGTGTTGTGGAAGAAGCCCTTCGTCCCGACCACGAATCGCCCCAGAAAAACACGGTGGAACTTCAAGCCTCGGGCATCACGCTCGAAGTGGTTGATGACCTCTATTCAGACCGTGTTCGGTGCGATCATCCCCCCTCAGACGTTGATGGAAACGCGCTGGGTGAGTCGTTGGTTGAACTGGCAGAAGATTGTGGACGCGGGCGAGTTGTGGCTCTTGTTGATGCTGGTCTCGCGCCGGCCATGGAGGAGACTGGATTCGAACTCGAGGGCGTAATCCCCGGCTTCTACCGCGGCGAAGACGACTGCGCAGTACTCGGCTACGGCGTTGAAGAAGCACGCATGGACCTCGCCCATGAAGAGGCAGTGCGCGCAGCAGACAAAGTTTTGCAGCGGCCTTGGCCAGCCTTCGATCTGGAAAAAGCGCCCGCACATATCTCGGAATTGGCGACCCTCAAAGATGCTCAAGAAATCGCGGATTTGCTCGGCGAGACCTTTGTAGATTACCCCACACCGAGTTCGGACCCGGAGTATATCGCGGAGCAAATCGAGTCCGGCACTCCGTTCAGAATCATTCGAGAAGGTGGCGTTATCGCTGCCTGTGCAAGCGCAGACCTCGTGCCTGAGGCCTTGACCGCCGAGCTCACCGATTGCGCCACCCGTCCCTCGCATCGAGGGCGCGGCTTGATGCAGAGCATCTTGCATCGCCTTATGTTGGACCTTCAGGAGATGGGCTATCCCACCGCCTTTACATTGGCACGCGCCCGAATCCCGGGCGTCAACCGTGCGTTTCAGAAACTTGGCTTCAAACACCGAGGACGCATGGCTCGCTCGTGCAGAATTGGTAAGGGTTTTGAAGACATGAACATCTGGAGCACTGTGATCACACAACCATGA
- a CDS encoding AMP-binding protein, whose amino-acid sequence MRNFATHSWTRFTVDHKDRPAVLRVERGAKGPERVSQTYFEWTRRVQRLAIGLMDAGLEVGQRVGMVARNCPEWLELAWAVWMVGGVVVPLASGRDRRETLRCLARAGADWIVVYDEAGLLDIRGQGANLPDHLRWICLKEVKAARQESVSDIAHLLERGKYRAQRGALDDLAKRMYNLAPDAPALILFAFEPGDDPHGATFGGGKLAVMLEYLGGDLQLEDSDVLAVLMGYSWFYAILLTMAAMLQGRTLAIADGLAELEADFGVLQPTVIACGPATIESQLKIWQAHIERAPNFLKDENPFGFARALQMIGEKAAAKVLYEPVRSYFGGKVARILLGTHAENFAPVADEVLDILDASGVSVCGMFGIPEAGITHLERPEARRRHSVGRPVQGYVAKIKGAKTDESGPLLVKSDVLFSGYWDQKGPLEIGEDGYLDTGAIGHISSAFLFLEPKKSA is encoded by the coding sequence ATGCGTAATTTCGCGACCCATTCTTGGACTCGGTTCACCGTAGATCATAAAGACCGACCCGCGGTCTTGAGGGTGGAGCGCGGCGCCAAGGGGCCGGAGCGCGTCTCACAGACCTATTTTGAGTGGACTCGTCGCGTGCAACGCCTAGCCATTGGCCTCATGGACGCGGGTCTTGAGGTTGGGCAGCGCGTAGGCATGGTGGCCCGAAATTGCCCTGAATGGCTCGAGCTTGCGTGGGCGGTTTGGATGGTCGGCGGCGTGGTAGTCCCGCTCGCGTCGGGCCGCGATCGCCGAGAAACCCTGCGATGCCTCGCTAGGGCTGGGGCCGACTGGATCGTGGTCTACGATGAGGCCGGCCTTTTGGATATCCGCGGTCAAGGCGCAAACCTTCCCGACCACTTGCGTTGGATCTGCCTCAAGGAGGTCAAGGCCGCACGCCAGGAGAGCGTGAGCGATATTGCGCACCTTCTTGAACGCGGAAAGTATCGCGCGCAGCGCGGCGCCCTCGATGACCTCGCGAAACGCATGTACAACCTTGCGCCCGACGCACCGGCTCTAATCCTCTTTGCGTTTGAGCCCGGTGACGACCCGCATGGCGCAACCTTCGGCGGGGGTAAACTGGCCGTGATGCTGGAGTATTTGGGTGGCGACCTGCAGCTCGAAGACTCCGACGTGCTCGCGGTCCTGATGGGCTATTCCTGGTTCTACGCCATCTTGTTGACCATGGCGGCCATGCTTCAGGGGCGAACACTCGCCATCGCTGACGGGCTTGCGGAGCTCGAAGCAGATTTTGGGGTGCTTCAGCCGACCGTGATTGCATGCGGCCCTGCCACGATCGAGTCGCAACTCAAGATATGGCAGGCGCATATCGAGCGCGCCCCGAATTTCCTCAAAGACGAAAATCCCTTTGGTTTTGCGCGGGCGCTGCAGATGATTGGCGAAAAAGCGGCTGCGAAGGTGCTTTACGAGCCGGTCCGTTCCTATTTTGGCGGAAAAGTCGCGCGTATCCTGCTCGGGACTCATGCCGAGAACTTCGCGCCTGTGGCCGACGAAGTCCTCGATATCTTGGATGCGTCCGGCGTTTCGGTTTGCGGCATGTTCGGAATTCCCGAAGCCGGAATCACGCATCTGGAGCGCCCCGAAGCCAGACGCCGTCACTCCGTGGGCCGCCCGGTGCAAGGCTATGTTGCTAAAATCAAAGGCGCAAAAACCGACGAGTCAGGCCCCCTTCTGGTCAAGTCCGACGTGCTCTTCTCAGGCTACTGGGATCAAAAAGGCCCGCTCGAAATCGGCGAAGACGGCTATCTCGATACCGGCGCAATCGGGCATATAAGCAGCGCATTTCTCTTTCTAGAACCTAAGAAATCAGCATGA